Proteins encoded by one window of Arachis hypogaea cultivar Tifrunner chromosome 1, arahy.Tifrunner.gnm2.J5K5, whole genome shotgun sequence:
- the LOC112805251 gene encoding LOW QUALITY PROTEIN: ABC transporter C family MRP4 (The sequence of the model RefSeq protein was modified relative to this genomic sequence to represent the inferred CDS: inserted 5 bases in 3 codons; substituted 2 bases at 2 genomic stop codons): MKQYLLSKWSCITKPSYLSSNNMHVTYLIIVRYSSVTFALTWVMASLVSFYSMKKTTRDNKRFPFVLVLWWVWXLMKNNFEYLDFWNFLSEDDNIVGVVSLPMLLXLLCSNLCAREEQHNTDMEQLLVHPGEEDDDDDEDGENFTTAGIWSQLTFRWLNPIFRKGRVQKLELAHIPDVPHSDTAENASSLLEESLGKQKLEGASLTKAITSSVWKSLALNAVFAGVNTIASYMGPLLITYFVNFLGDDNSNSSIQCGLILAFIFFLSKTLESLSQRQWYFGAQRIGIRXCAGPTHGKIINLVNVDVERIGDFCWYIHGVWLLPVQVILGLVILYINLGFLPSISALAVTILVMVCKTPLAXMQEKLHSKIMEAKDTRIKMTXEIMKNIRILKLHSWESTFLQKLLQLRDTEKSWLQKYLYTRSAVATLFWTSPTLVSVVTSGICILVNTELTAATVLSALATFRILQEPIYNLPELISMIAQTKVSLDRIQELINEEDQNQFMNKHTSKNSSIVIEIKPSEYAWLYYIKNLRRRNRYQATSKIR; encoded by the exons ATGAAACAGTACTTGTTGAGCAAGTGGAGCTGCATTACTAAACCTAGCTACCTTAGTTCCAATAATATGCATGTCACCT ATCTGATCATAGTGAGATATAGTTCTGTTACATTTGCTCTAACATGGGTTATGGCAAGCTTGGTTTCATTCTATTCAATGAAGAAGACAACAAGAGACAACAAAAGATTCCCTTTTGTTCTGGTTCTCTGGTGGGTCTG ACTAATGAAGAACAACTTTGAATACTTGGACTTCTGGAATTTCTTGTCAGAGGATGATAACATAGTTGGTGTGGTTTCCTTGCCTATGTTGTTGTAGCTTTTGTGTTCGAATTTATGTGCAAGAGAAGAACAACACAACACTGACATGGAACAGCTCTTGGTTCACCCtggagaagaagatgatgatgatgatgaagatggagAGAACTTCACAACTGCAGGCATTTGGAGCCAACTCACATTTCGATGGCTGAATCCCATTTTTAGAAAGGGTCGAGTTCAGAAGCTTGAGCTTGCTCACATTCCTGATGTTCCTCATTCTGACACTGCAGAAAATGCTTCTTCCTTATTGGAAGAATCGCTTGGCAAACAGAAACTTGAAGGGGCTTCCTTGACTAAAGCTATAACCAGTTCTGTGTGGAAGTCCTTGGCTTTAAATGCAGTTTTTGCCG GGGTTAATACAATTGCATCCTATATGGGTCCATTGTTGATTACATACTTTGTGAATTTCTTGGGGGATGATAATTCCAATTCAAGCATCCAATGCGGCctcattcttgcattcatattcTTCCTCTCAAAGACATTGGAGTCACTGAGCCAAAGACAATGGTACTTTGGTGCTCAGAGAATTGGAATTCG GTGTGCAGGGCCAACCCATGGAAAAATCATAAACTTGGTGAATGTGGATGTTGAAAGAATTGGGGATTTCTGCTGGTACATTCATGGAGTTTGGTTGCTTCCAGTTCAGGTTATTTTGGGCTTAGTGATATTGTACATAAACTTGGGATTCTTGCCTTCAATTTCTGCACTTGCTGTCACCATTTTGGTTATGGTGTGTAAAACACCTTTGG ATATGCAAGAAAAATTACACTCCAAGATCATGGAAGCTAAGGATACAAGAATCAAGATGACTTGAGAGATAATGAAGAACATAAGGATACTGAAATTGCATTCATGGGAATCTACATTCTTACAGAAACTCCTCCAATTGAGAGACACTGAGAAGAGTTGGCTGCAGAAGTACCTCTACACTCGCTCAGCAGTAGCCACTCTTTTCTGGACTTCTCCAACTTTGGTTTCTGTTGTTACTTCCGGCATCTGCATACTGGTGAACACAGAACTGACTGCGGCTACTGTCCTCTCAGCCTTGGCAACTTTTCGGATTCTGCAGGAACCAATCTACAATCTTCCTGAGCTGATTTCCATGATAGCTCAAACAAAAGTCTCTCTTGATCGAATCCAAGAGTTGATCAATGAAGAGGATCAGAACCAGTTTATGAACAAGCACACTTCAAAAAATTCATCAATTGTTATTGAAATCAAGCCAAGTGAATATGCATGGTTGTACTATATAAAGAATCTCCGTCGTAGAAATCGCTATCAAGCAACCTCAAAAATCCGCTGA